A genomic window from Carassius gibelio isolate Cgi1373 ecotype wild population from Czech Republic chromosome A11, carGib1.2-hapl.c, whole genome shotgun sequence includes:
- the LOC128022514 gene encoding uncharacterized protein LOC128022514, whose product MLRSTISNLPFLDGADDMFATTNKSHFKLVDASVKSKRDVVLQPVSPLFQCEEQKYLAKYQRETALSFPSHPAPPVIQPNLTHFNLHSEDRCGDYETSQSELKPLPKCAAKIRPTTAVRTSLPEDKYPEPTYRSSYVKHKVSRIFRAKQSAKTGVGSSLIMDRRDRFRSSYHEQFQYRWYLRPPETEKHQIPYSSVVMGEREKTYKQTYSTSFGQSGDHSSAEFKECLLPKIKKSRRINLREVPDDKWTTNSSEEFHAHKCGPVHFERRCPTLSSVFKGETLTCDQQRLSTTNQCFFPKINRSHFPVHVDGASLRTLSSVEFGRPDLAGSFYSTATQEQFPPKEAVHPKPPIYPPSHVLFEQEPDQMLTTMQKDFVPLNCRRQKMSPSQLQQVKDSHIRPRHSKHDFRTIHNEAFVPKSYCKASLEKPPLQHVSHMAF is encoded by the exons ATGCTTCGCTCTACAATCTCAAATTTACCGTTTTTGGATGGCGCAGACGACATGTTTGCGACAACGAACAAGAGCCACTTCAAACTAGTAGATGCCAGCGTCAAGTCGAAAAGAGATGTTGTCCTTCAGCCCGTCTCACCACTCTTCCAGTGTGAAGAACAGAAATATCTGGCAAAGTACCAGAGAGAGACAGCGCTGTCCTTCCCGTCTCATCCAGCACCCCCCGTCATACAGCCAAACCTGACCCACTTTAACCTGCACTCAGAGGACAGGTGTGGAGACTATGAGACATCTCAATCTGAGTTAAAGCCCCTGCCCAAGTGTGCAGCCAAAATCCGTCCCACCACTGCAGTCAGGACAAGTTTGCCGGAGGACAAATATCCTGAACCCACCTATAGGTCTTCCTACGTCAAACATAAAGTGTCCCGGATCTTCAGAGCAAAGCAATCGGCGAAAACGG GTGTCGGATCGAGTCTAATTATGGACAGAAGGGACAGGTTCAGATCCAGTTATCATGAGCAGTTCCAGTACAGATGGTATCTTCGTCCTCCAGAGACAGAGAAG cATCAAATTCCGTATTCATCTGTGGTGATGGGAGAGCGAGAAAAGacatacaaacaaacatattCCACCTCATTCGGACAGTCAGGTGACCACAG CTCGGCTGAATTCAAAGAATGTCTGCTTCCCAAGATCAAGAAATCTCGGCGCATCAACCTTCGGGAAGTTCCTGATGACAAATGGACAACAAACTCATCTGAGGAATTTCATGCACACAAATGTG gCCCTGTTCACTTCGAGCGCAGATGCCCGACTCTCAGCTCTGTGTTTAAAGGAGAGACGCTCACGTGTGACCAGCAGAGACTGTCCACAACAAACCAGTGCTTCTTCCCAAAG ATAAACCGCTCACATTTCCCAGTGCATGTGGATGGAGCCAGTCTCAGGACTCTGAGCAGCGTTGAATTTGGGAGGCCTGATCTAGCTGGAAGCTTTTATAGCACAGCAACACAAGAGCAGTTCCCACCAAAAGAGGCGGTCCACCCCAAACCGCCGATCTACCCACCTAGCCATGTGCTGTTTGAGCAAG aGCCAGATCAGATGCTTACAACCATGCAAAAAGATTTTGTCCCCCTGAACTGTAGAAGACAGAAAATGAGCCCTAGCCAGCTTCAGCag GTTAAAGACAGTCATATAAGGCCCCGGCACAGCAAACATGACTTCAGGACAATCCACAATGAAGCATTTGTGCCCAAATCCTACTGCAAGGCATCCCTGGAAAAGCCACCTCTACAACACGTCAGCCATATGGCGTTTTGA
- the LOC128022511 gene encoding homer protein homolog 3 — protein sequence MGEQPIFSLKAHVFQIDPATKRNWIPASKHAVTVSFFFDAGRSVYRIISVGGTKAIINSTITPNMTFTKTSQKFGQWADSRANTVYGLGFATEQQLQQFSEQFKEFKEAARLVRDKSQEKFELLSPGLNISSPQGLCEDRQSPPLLGVNGSSEDKLFRSKSADMEESTEKEQMRKMLSEGSICERNSDAELFSLRDSNTKLVAALHEANSSIDQWKKLLAEYQEETDRLREQVAELEAQSGVSASSETGSEELTQTVAEMEALIRAKDEEIKILRSKKPDLSELEKEKEEACQRIQDLEVKNSELDKRVRTAESALASSQDARSRAESAVQKVIETLDVKIYDLSDLRQNLAELLEK from the exons ggAGCAGCCAATATTCAGCTTGAAGGCACACGTCTTCCAGATTGACCCGGCCACTAAACGAAATTGGATTCCAGCCAGCAAACACGCCGTCACCGTCTCCTTCTTCTTTGATGCCGGCAGGAGCGTGTATCGCATCATCAGTGTAGGGGGCACTAAG GCGATTATCAACAGCACCATTACACCTAATATGACCTTCACGAAAACGTCACAGAAGTTTGGCCAGTGGGCGGACAGCAGGGCCAACACAGTGTATGGCCTCGGGTTTGCCACCGAGCAGCAGCTTCAGCAG TTCTCAGAGCAGTTTAAAGAGTTTAAGGAGGCGGCACGACTCGTCCGGGATAAATCACAGGAGAAGTTTGAGCTGTTGAGTCCTGGCCTAAATATCTCTTCTCCACAG GGGCTGTGTGAGGACCGTCAGTCTCCTCCATTGCTTGGAGTCAATGGCTCCAGTGAGGACAAGTTGTTTCGCAGCAAGAGTGCTGATATGGAGGAATCCACGGAGAAAGAGCAGATGAGGAAGATGCTTTCTGAAGG GTCGATATGTGAGAGAAACTCAGATGCTGAGCTGTTTTCTCTTCGGGACAGCAACACTAAGCTGGTAGCCGCTCTTCATGAAGCTAACAGCAGCATTGACCAATGGAAAAAACTATTAGCTGAGTATCAGGAAGAAACAGATCGCCTACGAGAGCAG GTTGCAGAGCTGGAGGCTCAGAGTGGAGTTTCTGCTTCCAGTGAGACGGGCAGCGAGGAGCTCACACAGACTGTGGCAGAGATGGAGGCGCTTATCAGAGCTAAAGATGAG GAAATAAAGATTCTACGGAGCAAGAAACCAGATTTAAGTGAGctggagaaagaaaaggaagaggcCTGTCAAAGGATACAG GACCTGGAAGTGAAGAACTCTGAGTTGGATAAACGAGTGCGAACAGCAGAGAGCGCTTTAGCTTCGTCCCAGGATGCTCGGAGCAGGGCGGAGAGCGCGGTGCAGAAGGTCATTGAAACTTTAGACGTCAAGATCTACGACTTGAGCGACCTGCGGCAGAACCTAGCCgagctcctggagaaatga